Proteins from a single region of Ailuropoda melanoleuca isolate Jingjing chromosome 15, ASM200744v2, whole genome shotgun sequence:
- the ORMDL2 gene encoding ORM1-like protein 2 isoform X2 — translation MNVGVAHSEVNPNTRVMNSQGTWLAYIILVGLLHAVRLSIRFFSIPVVWTLTNVIHNLAMYVFLHTVKGTPFETPDQGKARLLTHWQQMDYRLQFTSSRKFLSISPIVLYLLASFYTKYDAAHFFINTASLLSVLLPKLPQFHGVRLFGINKY, via the exons ATGAACGTGGGGGTAGCACACAGCGAAGTAAACCCCAACACTCGAGTGATGAAtagccagggcacctggctggcctaCATCATCTTGGTAGGACTGCTGCATGCGGTTCGACTCAGCATCCGCTTCTTCAGCATTCCTGTTGTCTGGACCCTGACCAACGTCATCCATAACTTG gctATGTATGTCTTCTTACATACGGTGAAAGGGACACCCTTTGAGACCCCTGACCAAGGAAAGGCTCGGCTACTGACACACTGGCAACAGATGGACTACAGGCTCCAATTTACCTCTTCCCGCAAATTCCTCAGCATCTCTCCTATCGTACT CTACCTCCTGGCCAGCTTCTACACCAAGTATGATGCTGCTCACTTCTTCATCAACACAGCCTCATTGCTCAGCGTATTGCTGCCTAAGTTACCCCAATTCCATGGGGTTCGTCTCTTTGGCATCAACAAATACTGA
- the DNAJC14 gene encoding dnaJ homolog subfamily C member 14 isoform X1, with the protein MAQKHPGERGLCGAHHSGGASFRTLGSSVDPEILSFSGLRDSAGPAPNGTRCLTERSSPKYTQPPNPAHWSDPSHGPPRGPGPPRDGEDPDQSEASSEEESGVDQELSRENEAGYQEDGNPSFLSIPSACNCQGTPGIPEGPYSEGGDSSSSNFCHHCTSPVLGEDEELEEEYDDEEPLKFPSDFSRVPSGKKPPPRRQRHRIPAKEDTREGGRRDPRSPGRHRLGRKRSQADKRRGLGLWGAEELCQLGQAGFWGLIELLVFVGEYVETCGHLIYACRQLKGSDLDLFRVWLGVWAGRLGAWAQVMFQFLSQGCCYGAGLFTRFLRLLGALLLLALALFLGCLQLGWRFLVGLGDWLGWRGKATWLFSWLALPTLQRCLILLRDSRPWQQLVKMFQWGWLELPWVKPRTNRQGNAPVAGGRYCQPEEEVTRLLTMAGVPEDELNPFHVLGVEATASDVELKKAYRQLAVMVHPDKNHHPRAEEAFKVLRAAWDIVSNPERRKEYEMKQMAENELSRSVNEFLSKLQDDLKEAMNTMMCSRCQGKHRRFEMDREPKSARYCAECNRLHPAEEGDFWAESSMLGLKITYFALMDGKVYDITEWAGCQRVGISPDTHRVPYHISFGSRIPGTSGRQRATPDAPPADLQDFLSRIFQVPPGQMSNGNFFAAPQPGPGATAASKPNSTVPKGEAKPKRRKKVRRPFQR; encoded by the exons ATGGCCCAGAAGCACCCCGGAGAAAGAGGGTTGTGTGGAGCCCACCACAGTGGTGGTGCCTCCTTCAGGACTTTAGGATCCTCTGTGGACCCTGAAATACTTTCGTTCTCAGGACTCAGGGACTCAGCGGGGCCTGCTCCTAATGGTACCCGCTGCCTCACAGAGCGCTCTAGTCCTAAGTACACACAGCCCCCAAACCCAGCCCACTGGTCGGATCCAAGCCATGGCCCCCCAAGGGGTCCAGGACCCCCCAGGGATGGAGAGGACCCTGATCAGAGTGAGGCATCTTCAGAAGAAGAGTCAGGAGTGGACCAGGAACTCTCAAGAGAGAATGAGGCTGGGTACCAGGAGGATGGGaacccttcttttctttccattccatcTGCTTGCAACTGCCAGGGAACCCCTGGAATCCCTGAAGGGCCTTACTCTGAGGGAGGAGATAGCTCTTCTAGCAACTTTTGCCACCATTGTACCTCTCCAGTTTTGGGGGAAGATGAAGAGTTGGAAGAGGAATATGATGATGAGGAACCTCTTAAGTTCCCCAGTGATTTTTCACGTGTGCCGAGTGGGAAGAAACCTCCACCCCGGAGACAGCGGCACCGCATTCCGGCCAAGGAGGATACTCGGGAGGGTGGACGCAGAGATCCCCGGTCCCCTGGCCGACATCGGCTGGGCCGGAAAAGAAGTCAGGCAGATAAGCGCAGAGGCCTGGGATTATGGGGAGCAGAGGAACTGTGTCAGCTTGGACAGGCAGGCTTCTGGGGGCTGATTGAACTGCTGGTATTTGTGGGAGAGTACGTGGAAACTTGTGGGCATCTCATCTATGCATGCAGGCAGCTGAAAGGCAGTGATCTGGACCTTTTTCGAGTCTGGTTGGGAGTCTGGGCAGGGCGGCTGGGGGCCTGGGCCCAGGTGATGTTCCAATTTCTGAGCCAAGGATGTTGCTACGGGGCAGGGCTGTTCACCCGTTTTCTTAGGCTTCTGGGTGCTTTGCTGCTTCTGGCTCTGGCCCTCTTTTTGGGCTGTTTACAGTTGGGCTGGCGGTTTCTGGTGGGACTGGGTGACTGGTTAGGCTGGAGGGGTAAAGCCACTTGGCTCTTTTCTTGGCTGGCTTTGCCCACCTTGCAGCGTTGCCTGATTCTGCTGAGAGATAGCAGGCCATGGCAGCAGTTGGTAAAAATGTTTCAGTGGGGTTGGCTGGAGTTGCCCTGGGTCAAGCCAAGGACTAACAGGCAGGGGAATGCACCTGTAGCTGGTGGTCGCTACTGCCAGCCTGAAGAGGAAGTGACTCGACTCTTGACCATGGCTGGGGTTCCTGAGGATGAGCTAAACCCTTTCCATGTGTTGGGGGTTGAAGCCACAGCATCAGATGTTGAACTGAAGAAGGCCTATAGGCAACTGGCAGTGATG GTTCATCCTGACAAAAATCATCATCCCCGGGCAGAGGAGGCCTTCAAGGTTTTGCGGGCAGCTTGGGACATTGTCAGCAACCCTGAAAGACGGAAGGAATATGAAAT GAAACAAATGGCAGAGAATGAGCTGAGCCGGTCAGTGAATGAGTTTCTGTCCAAGCTGCAGGATGACCTCAAAGAGGCAATGAATACAATGATGTGCAGCCGATGCCAGGGAAAGCATAG GAGGTTTGAAATGGACCGGGAACCCAAGAGTGCCAGATACTGTGCTGAGTGTAATAGACTGCAtcctgctgaggaaggagacTTTTGGGCAGAGTCAAGCATGTTGGGCCTCAAAATCACCTATTTTGCACTGATGGATGGAAAGGTGTATGACATCACAG AATGGGCTGGATGCCAGCGTGTGGGGATCTCTCCAGATACCCACAGAGTCCCCTATCACATCTCATTTGGTTCTCGGATTCCAGGCACCAGTGGGCGGCAGAG AGCAACCCCAGATGCCCCTCCTGCTGACCTTCAGGATTTCTTGAGCCGGATCTTTCAAGTACCCCCAGGCCAGATGTCCAATGGGAACTTCTTTGCAGCTCCTCAGCCTGGCCCTGGGGCCACTGCAGCCTCTAAGCCCAACAGCACAGTACCCAAGGGAGAAGCCAAACCGAAGCGGCGGAAGAAAGTGAGGAGGCCCTTCCAACGTTGA
- the DNAJC14 gene encoding dnaJ homolog subfamily C member 14 isoform X2 codes for MAGVPEDELNPFHVLGVEATASDVELKKAYRQLAVMVHPDKNHHPRAEEAFKVLRAAWDIVSNPERRKEYEMKQMAENELSRSVNEFLSKLQDDLKEAMNTMMCSRCQGKHRRFEMDREPKSARYCAECNRLHPAEEGDFWAESSMLGLKITYFALMDGKVYDITEWAGCQRVGISPDTHRVPYHISFGSRIPGTSGRQRATPDAPPADLQDFLSRIFQVPPGQMSNGNFFAAPQPGPGATAASKPNSTVPKGEAKPKRRKKVRRPFQR; via the exons ATGGCTGGGGTTCCTGAGGATGAGCTAAACCCTTTCCATGTGTTGGGGGTTGAAGCCACAGCATCAGATGTTGAACTGAAGAAGGCCTATAGGCAACTGGCAGTGATG GTTCATCCTGACAAAAATCATCATCCCCGGGCAGAGGAGGCCTTCAAGGTTTTGCGGGCAGCTTGGGACATTGTCAGCAACCCTGAAAGACGGAAGGAATATGAAAT GAAACAAATGGCAGAGAATGAGCTGAGCCGGTCAGTGAATGAGTTTCTGTCCAAGCTGCAGGATGACCTCAAAGAGGCAATGAATACAATGATGTGCAGCCGATGCCAGGGAAAGCATAG GAGGTTTGAAATGGACCGGGAACCCAAGAGTGCCAGATACTGTGCTGAGTGTAATAGACTGCAtcctgctgaggaaggagacTTTTGGGCAGAGTCAAGCATGTTGGGCCTCAAAATCACCTATTTTGCACTGATGGATGGAAAGGTGTATGACATCACAG AATGGGCTGGATGCCAGCGTGTGGGGATCTCTCCAGATACCCACAGAGTCCCCTATCACATCTCATTTGGTTCTCGGATTCCAGGCACCAGTGGGCGGCAGAG AGCAACCCCAGATGCCCCTCCTGCTGACCTTCAGGATTTCTTGAGCCGGATCTTTCAAGTACCCCCAGGCCAGATGTCCAATGGGAACTTCTTTGCAGCTCCTCAGCCTGGCCCTGGGGCCACTGCAGCCTCTAAGCCCAACAGCACAGTACCCAAGGGAGAAGCCAAACCGAAGCGGCGGAAGAAAGTGAGGAGGCCCTTCCAACGTTGA